The following are encoded in a window of Amaranthus tricolor cultivar Red isolate AtriRed21 chromosome 2, ASM2621246v1, whole genome shotgun sequence genomic DNA:
- the LOC130805740 gene encoding protein PELPK1-like has translation MGRRTCFNSLNSSFSLVVLLIALSLMSNHRTLVVARNLIEMNLPDDFPEIPDPFVPDDDPDDPVDENPVPATPDIPMLPQPDLPELPDLPELLPSPALPLPTFPTVSAQEVSTRPYSQAEDISSLFSQVLNSVFGVMYRQGWI, from the exons ATGGGTCGTCGTACTTGCTTCAATTCCCTAAACTCTTCATTTTCATTAGTTGTTTTACTGATTGCATTATCCTTAATGAGTAACCATCGTACCCTCGTGGTGGCTCGCAATCTCATCGAAATGAATTTACCTGATGATTTCCCTGAAATTCCTGATCCATTTGTACCTGATGATGATCCTGATGATCCTGTAGATGAAAACCCTGTTCCAGCTACACCAGACATTCCTATGTTGCCACAGCCTGACTTGCCTGAACTTCCTGATCTGCCTGAACTTCTACCGTCTCCTGCGTTGCCACTGCCTACATTTCCTACTGTTTCAGCTCAGGAAGTCTCCACTAGGCC GTATTCTCAAGCCGAGGATATATCTTCTCTGTTTTCTCAAGTATTAAATAGTGTGTTTGGTGTGATGTATCGTCAGGGGTGGATCTAA
- the LOC130805824 gene encoding protein SCARECROW-like: MAASSTFFPDPNILLSPFYYANNSINSQTNQSSNPFSNYSTSLFHLMSSSNPHTSTMDENVTHKMVRKRTASEMERPSPGSNELIDQQQISSVNDSGVFNAGNDQQQQQPLVCGFSGLPLFPPVVERNVVMGSNSTRTSMGIMSNVPGSGSGLGSAVATTPASTEDPGWVDGIIKDLIQSSNSVSIPHLIQNVREIIYPCNPNLGAVIEFRLRSLADPPPVPQPTISQTQYHKQQNQQPVFSRIHTSNSSQTSLNNKPYFNLSEMECFPQPSSIECSANMNWGGVTVNTANQISNPTQINDGCVGGSINATQIPNPTHNILQPETCRVVEGTSDHNTESRETRDSDQAVGSGVRTEESPSDTPTPPAPQPPPPPQEITAVAKAREREELRQRKRDEEGLHLLTLLLQCAEAVSAEKFQEADRMLVEISEWATPFGTSAQRVAAYFSEAMSARLVSSRLGIHTSLPSIPHHQKLLSAFQVFNGISPFVKFSHFTANQAIQEAFQREERVHIIDLDIMQGLQWPGLFHILASRPGGPPFVRLTGLGTSMEALEATGKRLSDFAEKLGLPFEFIPVAEKIGNLDLEKLHVSKREAVAVHWLQHSLYDVTGSDTNTLWLLQRLAPKVVTVVEQDLSRTGTFLGRFVEAIHYYSALFDSLGASYGEDSEERHVVEQQLFSREIRNVLAIGGPSRSGDPKFPSWREKLQQSGFRGISLAGNAAAQATLLLGMFPSDGYTLVEDNGTLKLGWKDLCLLTASAWRPSHAHTMSTVCTRSQ, translated from the exons ATGGCTGCTTCTTCTACCTTCTTTCCTGACCCAAATATACTCCTCTCCCCTTTTTATTATGCTAATAATTCTATTAATTCTCAAACTAATCAATCTTCAAATCCATTTTCCAACTACTCCACTTCTCTTTTTCATCTAATGTCGTCGTCTAATCCTCATACTTCAACAATGGATGAGAATGTTACTCACAAAATGGTTCGGAAAAGGACAGCTTCTGAAATGGAACGCCCTTCTCCGGGTTCTAATGAATTAATTGATCAACAACAGATTAGTTCGGTTAATGATTCGGGTGTGTTTAATGCTGGAAAtgatcaacaacaacaacaacctcTTGTTTGTGGGTTTTCTGGGTTGCCTTTGTTTCCTCCTGTTGTAGAGAGAAATGTTGTCATGGGTTCAAATAGTACTAGAACTAGTATGGGGATTATGAGTAATGTTCCGGGTTCGGGATCGGGTTTGGGGTCGGCGGTGGCTACAACTCCGGCTTCCACGGAGGATCCAGGATGGGTAGATGGTATTATTAAGGATTTGATTCAGAGTTCAAATTCTGTGTCGATTCCTCATTTGATACAAAATGTTAGAgagattatttatccttgtaacCCTAATCTTGGTGCTGTTATTGAGTTTAGGCTCCGTTCATTGGCGGATCCTCCGCCAGTACCACAACCAACAATTTCTCAAACCCAGTATCATAAACAGCAGAATCAACAACCTGTGTTTTCTCGGATTCATACCAGTAATTCAAGTCAAACTAGTTTGAATAATAAACCTTATTTTAATTTGAGTGAAATGGAGTGTTTCCCACAACCTTCTTCTATTGAATGTAGTGCAAATATGAACTGGGGAGGTGTAACTGTAAACACAGCAAACCAAATCTCAAATCCAACCCAAATCAATGACGGTTGTGTTGGTGGAAGTATAAACGCAACTCAAATCCCAAACCCAACCCATAACATTCTGCAACCCGAGACATGTCGTGTTGTGGAAGGGACTTCTGATCATAATACCGAGTCGCGGGAGACCCGGGATTCTGATCAGGCTGTTGGGTCTGGAGTAAGGACGGAGGAATCTCCATCTGATACTCCAACCCCACCAGCCCCCCAACCTCCTCCGCCACCGCAGGAAATTACTGCTGTGGCAAAGGCTCGGGAGAGGGAGGAGCTTCGACAACGTAAGAGGGATGAAGAGGGACTTCACCTTCTCACCCTTTTACTACAATGTGCCGAAGCTGTTTCTGCGGAGAAATTCCAAGAAGCTGACAGAATGCTCGTCGAAATCTCCGAATGGGCCACACCATTCGGAACCTCCGCCCAGCGTGTGGCTGCATATTTCTCTGAGGCGATGTCAGCTCGTTTAGTGAGCTCTCGCCTCGGCATTCATACCTCATTACCTTCAATCCCACATCACCAAAAACTACTTTCTGCTTTCCAAGTTTTCAATGGAATAAGCCCATTTGTAAAATTCTCACATTTTACAGCTAACCAAGCAATTCAAGAGGCTTTTCAAAGAGAGGAAAGAGTTCATATTATTGATCTTGATATCATGCAGGGCTTACAATGGCCTGGGCTTTTTCATATTTTAGCATCTAGGCCTGGTGGGCCCCCATTTGTTAGGCTTACTGGGCTTGGGACGTCGATGGAAGCCCTTGAAGCAACCGGAAAACGGTTGTCGGACTTTGCGGAGAAGTTGGGTTTGCCGTTTGAGTTCATTCCGGTGGCGGAGAAGATAGGGAATTTGGATTTGGAAAAATTGCATGTGAGTAAAAGAGAAGCTGTTGCTGTTCATTGGTTGCAGCATTCTTTGTATGATGTTACTGGGTCTGATACCAACACTCTTTGGCTCTTGCAAAG ATTGGCTCCAAAAGTTGTAACAGTAGTAGAGCAAGACCTGAGCCGAACAGGCACCTTCCTCGGAAGATTTGTGGAGGCAATCCACTACTACTCGGCCCTTTTTGATTCCTTGGGAGCAAGCTACGGTGAAGATAGTGAGGAGAGACATGTAGTCGAGCAACAACTTTTCTCAAGGGAAATCAGAAACGTTTTAGCGATAGGAGGTCCCTCACGGAGTGGAGATCCCAAGTTCCCAAGCTGGAGAGAAAAATTACAGCAGTCTGGGTTCAGAGGGATCTCCTTAGCCGGTAATGCAGCAGCTCAAGCTACATTGCTTTTAGGCATGTTCCCTTCCGATGGGTACACTCTGGTGGAAGATAATGGTACCCTTAAGCTTGGATGGAAAGACCTTTGCTTGCTTACTGCATCGGCTTGGAGGCCTTCTCATGCTCATACTATGAGCACAGTCTGTACAAGGAGCCAGTAG